Sequence from the Cydia fagiglandana chromosome 8, ilCydFagi1.1, whole genome shotgun sequence genome:
TGAACCTCCAAATTTTCGGCCCTGTTTGGAGCCTAATTTTCGGCCTCGCTTTTAAAATGCTTGGTCATTGGTTCTTCTCCGATCTTAGCTCCACTGCCTTTGGCCTCGCACAAATGCACCTGCAGGAAAGCTCCAGGTCTTTAACACTATGGCCTCGGTCTTAATCGGCCTTCGGACTTGCTTTACACTGAACCAATagttcaattccaagctctgctctcttacagcttggccttcggcctcgcacagAAGCGCGCCGTAGTCGGCGCTCCGCACATTCGGCCGTCAGCCAAGCTCACACTTGGCGTTCGATTCTAAGCTGTAAGCTTACCTGCAGCTCAGCATCTGGCCACGCATGGGAAGGCGTCGTTATCAGGTCTTCGGTGTTAGGTGGAGCTCGGCCGTGGGCCTCACTTTTTGACGTAAATCGGTTTGTTGGGTTGATATTGGTTAATGACGGAGCTTGGTTTTCCTTACTTCGGCACTTTGGACTGTCGACCAGACGTTTCCCTGATACAGTCAATCCGCTACTTTTTACtagcacaaaagataagggccTCGCAAAGATCGTCCGGACGGCCGGCCAGAGCCTCGCCAAGATTAAGACCGCCTCTGATGCTGCGCGATATCGTTTATTATACTATATAAAAAACTTTCGTacctttattcaataaattttgcttgaaattgaaaaatgcacttattttataactttcttgCAGCAAAACATGTATTTTCGGTAAAATTTTGGTTTGTATTCTTTTTTCGttaatcaaaggtgtttcaaggccacgccgccgattcgccgccgccgccgacctattttgaccggcgcgccgccgccgactaaatgcctatcggcgctcatatctaataTGGTATCCATTGCATTAAAGGAATACAAAAGTTAGAAATGATAGTCAAAGTCCGACAGTCGTACTTCACTCGCGAAACGCCCCGAACAAAACGTCAAGGTCACAGAGAGTCCATCTTGAAGTATgaacaaaacaagaaaattgcgattttgtctgtgaaatattgcgtttatgtatATAGTTTCCGTACAATTTTTTATTGGATAAAATGTGAGGAATCGAATGGTATccttatttttgtagtttttggAAGTTGAAAAGAACTTTAATGTTGAAACTTTCAGGCGTTGTACTTTTGTATtatttccatatatttttttaatatccacaatattgtgataaattgctcatttgctatgtattttactagattttgttctaaaattcaacatgtgtcatcATCCCTATTAATTTAGACTTATGGATCAAAAACCTAACCTTCTTGATATTTGGCAGGTAGACCATTAGGAGTATACTCGTATAGaggaaaaaatctgaaaactgaaaattattgataatttgatgtaaaaaatcatatattcataattattcgattaattaagtacctaagacttaccaaaaacctaacccacttttagaTAACCTAGAAACTTGATATTTGGCATGAAGGTAGACTAAAAGgcgtataaaaaaagaaaatattgaaaactGAAATTTTTTGACAGTTGACCGCGCGTTAGCGAGGGTCTCGTTTTCAGCACAACTGCTTTTATGATTAACACTAGTAATTTCTTACTTTTTGTACAAAAGTAATGATTtcccaacaaaaacataaatgtgaaatgagagccaagttcaattaTGCCCATGTGGCCATGTTTTACTTCTCCAACCAACTGCATTTCTTGAATACCGCATCCTAAGGGTCCATGATTGCAAATCGAttgtaattttgtaaaaaaattactaaTTGCAACAATTCTTCGACCGACGGTTTTGTCAGGAAGCTCTTCTTCCAAATCGAACGATATTtgtaactgaaaataaaatatattgtaagtGTTAGCATTTACAATTTGTCACatcatgtacagtcgacgtcaaagatttataataaggtgaaaaatgtatacatatatcataatcaattaatcaccTACCTCATGGGTATCTTCTTCCTCTAATAGACTAGGAACCCGataagtgtcatccacctgtgcAATGCGTGGGTTCAAAATGTTTGAGCTGGTCGCCTCACTgtcaaaaccaaaattaaataaatgtatgatgttttacagcacatatggactttaccgcactagtgcgataatgcaCACACACATTACGTATGTATGTCAAATATTTAAAGggctatatgtactgtaaaacgttgtacgatacatgtgagAATAGGTAATACGCAACTataattttcggtggaagtttgcatggtaatattggtaatgtacatcatatatttttttttgttttatcattctcttattttagaagttaagggggggggacacattttaccactttggaggTGTCTCTCGCGCAATAAAAAATCGGTCAACACGCTCAAGAAAAGTAAATCATTTACTATTGTGTAGGgtagtataatataaaataactatcagttcattaaaaaaaaacgtaaaagaATAACGAAAGTACGGACAATCGGTAAATCCCGGGATTTTAATTTCCGGGACTTACTCATGCAACCCTATTACATTTTATCagtgtacatttttagggttccgtacccaaagggtaaaaacgggaccctattactaagacttcgctgtccgtccgtccgtctgtcatcaggctgtatctcatgaaccgtggtagctagacagttgaaattttcacagatgattgaaTTTCAatcgccgctataacaacaaatactaaaaacagaataaaataaatagttatacaacaaacgtgatttttgccgttctttgcgtaatggtacggaaccctgcgtGTGCGAGTCcaacttgcacttggccggtttttttaaaattaagtacctcttGGAGAATATCAAATAACTGATGAGGGCAATGTATCTCGTACGATATTATTGATTGGCgacattttatttagttttcggCGAACATTTGCTAAGTAGGTAGTACTAATAGCCATCTAGGAAAATAAGTACGAAATATGTCCAAATAATTGAGACTATCAATTTAAAGCATAAAAAGATATAAGCATCTGCACTGATAGGAAAACAGTAGGTATCCAACTAAGGTCTTTTCGTACGCCGCCGctgtgagtaggtaggtatttatcgcAACGCACAAAGTTACGCGCGacacaggtacctacatatgtgacgttatctatgaaaagggaccttattgtcgatggcgcttccgccattattaacgatgctctgatataaataccacgccgcgcgacgcagtgcgtcgtaagcgccatagacaataaggtcccttttcatagataatgccacaattagaattcatagataatgccacaATTAGAATTAGAACTTACTCGTTATTTTGACTGACTTTCAACTTTGATGAAATCGGAGATTCCATTTCCATATTTTGCAGTctgtaaataaagataaattgtAGTATATAGTGAATTGTGTTACGTAGGTAGGGCTAAAAAGCACAAGTCAAATAATTATACTCACTCGATGTAGTCTAAAGATATAGTATCATCTTCGGCTGTGAAATTATCCAATTTTCTTCTTTTCCTAGAAagacaaaaaagcaaaaagtttAGACGCATGACAAATCACGAGCTGAGGTTCAAACCCTCGATAGGTGGATGGATTGCTAGAACGCTTTATGCGTGTAATTGTGTGCGTTACATGTATTACTGTGTGCTCGTATTTATAGGAAGGCCCACTACACCGCAACCGCGTAACTACGACTCACGGACACGCACACATAGACGGCAATGTTTTCTGCTTTGCCGTGGCGCTAGTGCCGCGTGGTGTAAACGTCGCGAATCGCAATATCCTTTTAAGCTATTTGGATGATGACTTGATGACAGTGTTTAACCGGTAGATGGAGCGATTAttaaattttagaatgttttaaGTTATATGGATTACTAATTAGTACGATCaagtatatattaaattaagtaataattacttatttcactgtgtaataaatatacatttttacttacGTTTGTTCCATTGTTTGTTGGAATCTTCTGAGTTGTCTTTTTCGAGATGTCTTCTTTTTAATGAGTTGCTTGTTACCCATTATAGGTTTTGGTGCACACGGtatacacacaacacacactaGCCACAACTAGCTAGCTAGCTAGGTGCTAGGACACACAACACAGAACAGTTTTTATAACTAAATCTTATATTTGTTTTGGGGACACGTAGTACAGGTCCGTCTGGCACGAGCGCTCAGCCATCACTGTCTCATTTCGAAAGACGGACGGAGATAGAGCATGCAGGCcgaagtcaatattttgttacgatagaattagttgatgtttatttattttaaaaatattgcctCTAATTATCGTTTTTCTAAAGCTGTCAAATTATTGTTATAGTTATGATTGATTTTTCtcctttttttgtttcatagtgTCACATAGTAAAGAAACAAGTAAAGTTGGAGTATAAATTCGAATTGGAGGTTACTTTGGGAATAAATTGTATCGAGCGAAGTGTTATGAATCGTGTATCGAAAGCTGTGTTATGAAAGATAATATAATCaagaattatatatatttttcccaCGTCTACAAATATCAACGTTTCTTAGAAAAATAGGATAACAATTGGGGTATTTTTACATTTCTGGCTCAGGGAACGGCCTTAACAAAACTGAATtatgttgtaggtacctacctaatattgaATAGTGTAATGTACGTTAAATTAAATTGACCACAAATACTTTAACAAGTCATATCAGTTTTAGTttgtaaatgaataaataaatattcatattcAACTAAGAAGTTCAACGAAGTTCACAATTAATCACAAAAAGTAATTACGCTGCCAACTACACCTTGCTAGCCAAGAAAGAGTTGGTAAGTATGAGTAATAGGTAGTTTCaagtaaaatttattttgacCCATTTCTATAGTGATTATAGTGAACgagtttaaataatataaattgttTCGATGTAACTTTAAATGGAAACCTTTGGGATCAACATTATAAAccatttcaattattttttgtgtCAATATTAAATGATTCATTTGTAAACACGGAAAGGGATATTTTTTCCTGAAATACAACATTTTCAATTActatgaaagcaaaataggGCTAAGTATTTTTCCCAACTAAAGTAAGGCGCTTTATGTGTTTAGATTAATATGAGTAATTTCATTAGATTagtaaatgtacctactttcAATCTTGACACTATATCGTGGTGTGAAGTATTTTTTGACTGAGAAATAGAGCAGCGGTCAACAGTTTCAGTCTTCAATTTAGTGTAGACAAggtgtaaataaatacataagtaaTTAACCCTAACTTAAGAAGATGTTGTGGTTTTTAagtagctttatgtagtttttaattttagtttataatttttttgtttatattacatggactatacctatttttaataaagaagatttataaaattgtacGGATATTCTTAAGTCTGTCTTTGCGTTTAGAAAAACAGTAGGTAGCTACTAAGtatttgaataaaattataCTATTATCAATTTATGGGTGAAAAAAACAGCAAAATGTCTGAGATCgattttattttggtaaatttaACGGCCCCTAAAAATGTGAAAGGACatgattatattaaataattgtataaaACAAAGAAAGAGTTACCTATCTTGCTCCTACATATATGGCCATGGAGTAGCCTCttataggggcccactgattaacagtccgccggacggtatcggcctgtcagttgttcggaactgtcaaaattttgttctaactgacaggccgataccgtccgacgaactgttaatcagtgggccccttaaaggaGATAATACCGTTGTAATTAATTCAAGTACAGGATAGTTGGTAACATCAAAGCCAGATAACAGTGTGGCCTATGAATGTGTGGAGAGGCAGTGATGTGGCACTGATGCAGACTTGAGTCCCGCTCATATCGTATGTCTGCCGGGGAGCCGATATCAGCTGCTCGATAATTTCTGTATGCATCGGCTGCACCAATCACTATTGACTAGCCATGATTTATTGATCCAGGGATATCCATAGGTTCCATTTAATATGCTTGAATTGAGTAACATGTATTCGATTGGGAGGTAGGTTTTTATTGTATACTTTGAATATGATAGCACAGAGCGTAGAAGTGTTAACGTAAATGTCAAACGTAGATAAAAttgtgacgtttaaaataaaacttccaAGCTCTGTGCTATCAAACTCACTGCAAACttatcttggtccgactctacctaatttgatgataatgatgaaacGTCAATCATCCATTTTCACTGGCCAAACGGGGCTTAGTCCTGTTTGATATAATTATCATACATACAAATAGATAAAGTTAAAAATGGTGAAAGCTTAAATCAATTTAATGATGCCATTCATTCTAAAATCATTTTCCGATAAGCTTCATTACAATGAAAATTACATCTAACATAAAAACGATTTTAGTAAAAATTGGCTCGCACCTGTGCTACGTGAACGCACGAAAATGAACGCCATTATCCCACACCATAATCTTAAATCACTTGGGCTTAGTGTTTCGATTACAGACAAAGGTTCGGCAGAAAAACTCACATTATGATGGTAGTTGAATAATTGTGCAGATAAGTAAAATTGATGGCTTTCCGTCTCTATTGAAAGCTATAAGGGGCTCTTACAGTTACATATATCTTTTTTTAAGGAATATCTACAGTAAAACTCGATTCTAAAGTCAAAGATcgaaacactgatttaaactttcacgattatttaacattatgaaactacacaacgggacttaatcgcgtatttaagttttaagatttacctccgacgtttcgaggacggcgttgtccccgtggtctcggagaagaccacGGACCAAAGATCAAAGATCAAAGTTCGGGTCAAAGATCGAAGTTTAAAAGAGCCACGCTAAAATAGCATCTTAAGCGGGAAAGGGTATCAACCATAATACATACTtgtattacctatgatgaaaacaAGTTGCGAAGATCTAAAGGTTTTTACTCCCTGTAGAATGAAAGCAAGGGAAAACGGACCTAAAATGCCAAATTACATCAAAATCGTCAGCAATTCAGCAGTGAAAATAAGGTCTACAATATTATCTAGTCAAATTCCCCTTGTAGCATACAATTCGAGTTCGCCTCGCAGAACTTTTCTCGTTATGTTGTTTTGAGATTTGCAGAAGCTCCGAAGTGCATGTATGTACAATGGTTCGTCCTTATCCTCTTTGCGGGCTCGTTTATTTGGACTTTTTGTCGAAGCTTCAGAACGGTTGGTCGCGCGGCACGTACGCTCGCTCGTCGTGAACGCGTTTAGAATTCAATATCCCTATTTCACGAAGCTGTCTTTTGCACATACATTATCAACCTACAGATGCCCCGGCGTTGTGTAACCTATTGTCGATGTTAAGCTGGTAATGCATGAGTTCCAGGGCTGCATTCTGCACTATTCCTTACCTACTGCAAGTACGTAATTGAAAGAAGCAATTGAAAAAAACattatctacctacctactataaaaatacaattatacctacaaTCTACATCTAAAATCTACCCATCTCTGtatataatgttttaaattttatttctaaaattcCAAACCTGTGCATTGCAAGAAATATACATATCTTATCTTAATTGGAAACGTTTCATTCCTGTTCATTGAAAAATAGATCATTATCAACTTTTCGTTAGCTAGGTCCTAGTACAAATTATTCCTACTATGTCATCtcttttataaaattttcaatACTGTTCTTTTTAATTGAACATGGCGCTGGAGCTCTAATAACATCTCATTACGATCAACTCTTAAAgcccatttagacgatgcgagaactcgcatgcgagtttcattacgttgcggtttttgatcggtcggttgagtTGGActtaaccaacagtccgcaatgtagctaaaatcgcatacgacttcgcgcgccgtctaaatcagcctttagtGAAAAACAAGCAGCTTTGTGTAATCCAGAACTATTTTtgaataggtatatatttttcaaTGGTACTGTTAAAGATAAGACATTAAATATGAATCAAAGGGCTAATACTGCGTCAGATATtagtaaagttagaccaagaaaagtctgcagtgattttgatacactacgcagtgcaagtgttattttaagcgtCAAACTTCTGTAAAATAATGACgtaggtataaataacattttcagtgcgtgggctatcaaaatcacagCAGACTTTTCGAGGTCCAATTCTACGAGACTTAACCtcgattataattttaatttcttgttctttaaCCGTTATGGATCTGACAGCTGGCAACAGTGGCATTTCTGGAACAAAAATGTAACAGTTTCCAAACAACAAATCGAATCAcggactttttttttttttattatgaatgggcttactcatggccacagactagccgaggcgtagacgtggcctacgatggagcgagcttgcccagaaggtgcctgttcactcttgatttgaaggttgccgggttataagaacacggaaatatagacgccggcagggaattccattccttggcagtgcgcataa
This genomic interval carries:
- the LOC134666867 gene encoding uncharacterized protein LOC134666867, whose translation is MGNKQLIKKKTSRKRQLRRFQQTMEQTKRRKLDNFTAEDDTISLDYIELQNMEMESPISSKLKVSQNNDEATSSNILNPRIAQVDDTYRVPSLLEEEDTHELQISFDLEEELPDKTVGRRIVAISNFFTKLQSICNHGPLGCGIQEMQLVGEVKHGHMGKRLVDSPKCRSKENQAPSLTNINPTNRFTSKSEAHGRAPPNTEDLITTPSHAWPDAELQVHLCEAKGSGAKIGEEPMTKHFKSEAEN